Within Coriobacteriia bacterium, the genomic segment GTTGTCGCCTGCAACACCCAGCCGTTCGCGTCCGAGTACCGACTCGTGATGGTGCGTAACGTCGAGAAGCTCTCTAAAGACGCTGCAGATGCCATCACCGCGTACGCAGCGGATCCGGCGCCCAGCTGTGTGCTGGCGCTGTCGGGCGCCAAACTCGCCAAGAACACGCGCCTCTACAAGGCCGTCGACAAGTTGGGTGGCGTACTCGAACGTAAGACGCCGAAAGGTGCCGAGTTCGTACGTGGAGTGGTCTCGCTCGCTGCTGACCGTGGCAAGTCGATGTCACTAGACGTCGCCGAGGAGTTCGTCGCCGCCACCGGCGAGGATCTACGCAAGGTGAGCGCGGAGATCGATAAGTTGATCGCCTATATCGGCGAGCGCGACACGATCACGCGGGTCGACATCGAAGCGGTCGTGGCCAACACCGCAAAGGCAAAGGTCTGGGATTTCGCTGAAGCGCTCGCGGATCGTGACTGCCGTCGCGCCCTTAAACTCTCATCCACCCTCATCGGCGACGGTGAGTCGGTCTTCGGGCTGCACGCCGTCGCGATGCGCTCGCTGCGCGACTTGATGGCGGCGCGGGCGCTGGCCGACAGGGGACAGGGGTCGGCGGCGGATCTCGCGCGCGCACTGGGTCGTCCGGATTGGCAGCTCAAGCGCCTTCCTCGGCAGGCTCGTGCGTTCACGGGCGAGGAGCTCGTGGACCTGCTGCGTGCTGCGGCTGACGCGGAGCGGGAAATGAAAACGAGCCGGGATGCCCGGCTCGCTCTCGAACGTTGGATCGTGAAGGTCTGCGGGGTCTAGCCGACCGCGTTCGCAGCCTTCATGATGCCCGACTTGCGGTTGGCAGCCTGGCTCTTGTGGATGATGCCCTTGCTGGCAGCCTTGTCGAGCAGGGTCGAAGCCGCGACAGCAGCTTCCTTGGCGGCGGCAGCGTCGCCGGCCTCGATCGCAGTGTGGACGCGCTTGATAGCGGTCTTCAGCTCCGACTTGTATGCCTTGTTACGCAGGTGCGCCTTCTCGTTGGTGAGGACGCGCTTCTTCTGGCTCTTGATGTTTGCCACGGTGGCCTAACCCTTTCGGTCTACGATGGTGCCCTCGACAGTGGGGTGTCGACGAACCTTGCCACTCTAACACACGCTTCCGAGCGTCGCCAACACGCGGCGCGAGCGTGGTAGACTACCTCGCTATGACCACAGACCCCCGCTACATACGCAACTTCTCGATCATCGCTCACATCGACCACGGCAAGTCGACGCTCGCGGACCGGATCCTCGAGCTGACGCATACCGTCGAGTCGCGTGACATGGTCGAACAGGTCCTCGACTCGATGGATATCGAGCGCGAGCGCGGCATCACGATCAAGGCCCAGTCAGT encodes:
- the holA gene encoding DNA polymerase III subunit delta — protein: VVACNTQPFASEYRLVMVRNVEKLSKDAADAITAYAADPAPSCVLALSGAKLAKNTRLYKAVDKLGGVLERKTPKGAEFVRGVVSLAADRGKSMSLDVAEEFVAATGEDLRKVSAEIDKLIAYIGERDTITRVDIEAVVANTAKAKVWDFAEALADRDCRRALKLSSTLIGDGESVFGLHAVAMRSLRDLMAARALADRGQGSAADLARALGRPDWQLKRLPRQARAFTGEELVDLLRAAADAEREMKTSRDARLALERWIVKVCGV
- the rpsT gene encoding 30S ribosomal protein S20, which gives rise to MANIKSQKKRVLTNEKAHLRNKAYKSELKTAIKRVHTAIEAGDAAAAKEAAVAASTLLDKAASKGIIHKSQAANRKSGIMKAANAVG